TCATAAAAGCATATCTATTTCAATTAAAAATATTTTTGAATTCGTTTGTTTTATCTAAAATTTAGACTAAAGAAGTGCTCTATATTTTAATTTATTACTATAAATTTCTATTTTTTTGAAATATTTACCTATTTTTTTAAGCCTGCAGGGAAAAAAATGCTTAGTAGTAGGGGGCGGGGCAGTAGCTACTCGAAAAGTAGAATTGCTTTATCAGGCAGGAGCAATAGTTACGATTGTTGCTTTAGAAATATGCGAGCAATTACAAATACTTATCCAACAAGTAGGATCTATCCAAATACAGCAAAAACCATTTCAAAAAACTGATATTCAAAAGGACTATCATGTAGTTATTGCCGCTACTTGTAATCAGGAACTTAATAAGCAAATTAGCCAGTTAGCACAAGCACGTCATATATTGGTAAATGTAGTGGATAGTCCTCAACTTTGTACTTTTATTTTTCCTGCGATTGTAGATCGATCGCCTTTAATAATAGCTCTATCTACCGGGGGAGGATCTCCAATCCTTGCTCGGTTATTACGTGCTAAGCTGGAATCTTTAATTCCCCATAGTTATAGTCGCCTTGCTGATTTTGCAGCTTATTATCGCAGCAAGGTAAAACGCTATATTACAGATCCTAAAGCACGAAGAGTATTTTGGGAAAAAATACTCCAAGGAAGCATTGGAGAAAAAGTATTAGCTGGTCAAGAACAGGAAGCGAGTAATGCACTAGATCAAGCATTAATTACTCATCAAGATCTTTGCCAAGGAGAGGTATATTTAGTAGGGGCAGGACCCGGTGATCCAGATTTACTTACTTTTCGTGCTTTGCGGTTAATGCAACAAGCCGATATTGTACTCTATGATCGCTTAGTTAGCCCAGAAATTTTGGGCTTAGTTAGGCGGGAAGCTGAGCGAATTTACGTGGGAAAAAAAAGAAACTGGCATAGCTTGCGACAAGAGGAAATTAATGGTCTATTAGTAACCTACGCAAAGGAGGGAAAGCGGGTATTGCGGTTAAAGGGTGGCGATCCCTTTATTTTTGGCAGAGGCGGAGAGGAAATCGCTCATTTAGTGATTGAACAGATTCCTTTTCAAGTTGTTCCTGGTATTAGTGCAGCTTCAGGTTGTGCTTGCTATGGTGGAATTCCTCTAACCCATCGGAATTATGCCCATAGCTGTATTTTTATTACTGGTCAACTAAAAGATGGTCAACTAGATTTAAATTGGCAAGCACTCGTACAGCCTCAACAAACCATTGTGGTGTACATGGGATTAGCAGGATTTCCTTTATTATGCCAAAAGCTAATAGGTCATGGAATGACAG
This genomic window from Candidatus Nitrosacidococcus tergens contains:
- the cysG gene encoding siroheme synthase CysG; its protein translation is MKYLPIFLSLQGKKCLVVGGGAVATRKVELLYQAGAIVTIVALEICEQLQILIQQVGSIQIQQKPFQKTDIQKDYHVVIAATCNQELNKQISQLAQARHILVNVVDSPQLCTFIFPAIVDRSPLIIALSTGGGSPILARLLRAKLESLIPHSYSRLADFAAYYRSKVKRYITDPKARRVFWEKILQGSIGEKVLAGQEQEASNALDQALITHQDLCQGEVYLVGAGPGDPDLLTFRALRLMQQADIVLYDRLVSPEILGLVRREAERIYVGKKRNWHSLRQEEINGLLVTYAKEGKRVLRLKGGDPFIFGRGGEEIAHLVIEQIPFQVVPGISAASGCACYGGIPLTHRNYAHSCIFITGQLKDGQLDLNWQALVQPQQTIVVYMGLAGFPLLCQKLIGHGMTGAMPVALIQQGTTTNQKVFTGTLATLPSLIAKKEIQAPTLIIIGEVVKLHDQFAWFNPSNLA